GCGCGCGTTGCCGTAGTTGCGGTTCTCGTTGCAGCCCTCGAAGTGGCCGCGCGCGTCACGCTCCACCGTGCACGGGTCGTCCTTCATGCGCAGGGCTCCGGACTGCACGCCGTGCAGGTAGCCCTGGATGGTGCCCACGTAGGCCACGGTGGAGCGCTGGCTCACCCGCGCGTCCGACAGGAAGTTGGAGGTGAACTTCGCCTGCTCGGTGCCCGTGACGCGCGTCCACCAGGGCGGGGTGGAGCCGCCGCCGATGATGGCCGGCGTGGACAGCTGGACGCCGCCCATGGGCCAGGTGCGCTTCTCGTTCGTGGAGGACGAGCCGTTGCGGCGCTCCCAGCCGTACAGCCAGTTGCGCAGCAGCGCGCGATCCTCGCTGTCGGGCGCGCCGCCGCTGTTGTCCAGGTCGCACACCCAGTGACCGCCGTTGGCCCCACCGCAGTTGGTCGACGAGAAGGCCTCGCCGCCGTTGCTGTCGAGCAGCACGTCCTTGAGCTCGGCCCGGGTGTTGTTGGGCCGCATGGTGATGAGCTTGCGCCAGCCGGTGGGCTCCTCGCTGCGCACGACCTCGCCGAGCTTGCGACCGCCGTCCCACAGCATCTCGCCGCTGGTGGCCGTCGGGGTCTCCGGCTTGTAGAGCTCCTTGAGGTAGAGGTGGCCGCGCTCGGACAGATCCAACCGGCCGTCCACCACGCGGGTGGAGGGCGGAGTCGCGGTGCTCTCGAACCAGGTGCGGCCGGGCGTCTCGTACGCCCCGTACAGGACGGTGTTGGCCACGGTGGAGACGGCCGCGCGCCCGTAGTCACCGGCCTTCATCGCCTTGTAGGACACGTTGATGTTGCGGATGGTGGGCTGGCAGGTGTCGTCCTTGCTGCGCATGATGGAGCGCCAGCACAGCTGCGAGCCGGTGAGGCTGCGCTGCAGGAAGTCCCGGATGGTCGCCGACGAGTCGCGCTGCGCGCCACTCGTCGGGGGCTCATCCAGCGGCACGTCCGTCCAGGTGGGGTACTCGTTGACCGACAGGGTGGGGTTGGTCGTGCCGCAGTTGGCCGTGCACACCTTGCAGTCGAGCGCGACCTGGTAGGTGATGCGCGGCCGATCCTCCGCGGGACGGGTCCGGCAGTGGGCCGGATTGGTGGAGCTGTAATAGGGCTCGTCCACCGCCCGGAACGTCACCTCGGTGATGGTGTAGTCCTGGGAGATGCTCGGGGACAGATCGCCCGAGACCACGGCCGAGCGCACCACGCCGCCGTTGGACTTGTGGATCATGAAGCTCACGTCGTTGAAGTCGCGGTCACCGCCGCCGGACAGGTCCTCGAAGCCGAGGATCCACCGGTACTTGTCGGTGGAGGGGGCGCCCACCAGGACGTGGGGCAGCACGCTGCGGCCGCTCGTCGTGTCGGCCTTCACGTAGGCCTTCTCGTGCGGCATGTTCAGATTGCGGTAGGCCGGCTGCGTCTGCAGGCGGTTGAGCGTGGCCTGGTCCAGCCAGCCCTCGAGCGACTCACCCGTCTGGTTGCAGGTCCCCGAACCATACGCGCATCCGATGTCGCGCTTGGCCACCACGGAGATGTTGTTGCCCGCCGCGTCACTCGCGGTGGAGGGGGCCAGGGCGTTCTGATCCATGTTCAGCAACGTCTTGGAGAAGAAGACCACCGTGGGGCTGACGAGGTGGAGCTTGCAGGCGCCTCCTGGGGTGGTGGAGTCGAAGCTCAGGCAGGGATACACCTGCGGAGACGAGCCGCCCGGAGCGTGGTTGGGGCCGCCCCAGGACACCATGTAGAAGACGATCTCCTGGTCGCCCTCGATCTCTCCCAGGTTGACCGTGCGGTCGCGCTCCTCGTTGAGGGTGTTGTCCGGAGCGGTGGCCAGGGGCCGGCCATCCTGGTCGTAGGCGGAGACGTTGTAGTCGGGGATGCCGTTGAACTGGTCCGAGGTGTCATTCGCCGGCGTCATGCTGTTGTAGACGCTGGTGTCGCCATCGTCGTCGGAGTGGAGGAAGACGAGATGACCGATGCCCCGGCCTTTTTCAGTGCTCGTGGCGCCCGACCTCTTGTTCTTGTTGTCGAGCGGCTCCAGGAGGTTGGGGATGGTGGGGTAGAGCCCCTGATCGCTGAACTGGGTGCCGGAGCGGCCAGCCGAGGGCGCCTGGCCCACGGTGGCGACCGTGATGTTCCGGCTGGTCTGGCCAGGGCGGGCGTCCTTCAGGGAGACGGTCGAGTTGTACGTCGCGTTGCAGTCCTTGGCGGCCAGCTCCGGCTCGAAGAATGTCTTCCCATTGAAGGTGAAGGTCCGCGTCGGGCAGCGGCGGGTGGTGCCGCCGATGTAGTCGCGGGTCGTGGACATCGAGTAGAGGTCCTCGTGGAAGTCCGCGATGCCGTTGTTGTCGGTGTCCGCCAGCTTGTCGTCGCTGCTGTCGCCCGGGGTGCCGTTGACGTTGATGTAACCGCGGGCGACGAGGTCTTTGTAATAGAAGTAGCCGAGCGCGGCGGAGTTGCCGGCGGACTCGTACAGGTAGCTGACGCTCACCTGCTGGGTGAAGGGGAAGTAGATGCGCTCGGTGTTGAGCACCTCGAGGTTGGTGTTCAACCGGATCGCGGGCGGGCTGTCGTTGGTGAGGGTGACGGACGTCCAGTCGAAGCCGGCCGTGGGGCTGAAGTCCGGCTGACGGTCCTGTCCCGTGGTGTCGTGGCAGAGGGCCACCATGGCCCCGCCACCACCGGTTCCACCAGTCTGGGCCGTGGCGGCCGAGGCGCACAGCAGCGCCACCATCAATGTCTTACGAGGCGCGTGCATTTCAGTTCCTCTTGGGGGGGGTCTGCGCGCCGGGGGCCGGGGTGGCCGGCGTCTGGGCGCTGCGCAGGTAGGAGATGAGGTCGCTGACGTACTGAGGCTGCAGCTGACGCGGATCGCACTGCGTGTCCGCGCGCACCTTCCAGGGGTCCTTCACCCACTTGCGTAGCTCGGTGCCGGAGTGGGTGCTCAGCCAGAGGGAGAGGTTGGCCGGGGCGGTGGCGTTCTTTCCGTCCGCACGGGCGGGCTCCGCCACGTGGCACTGCGCGCACGCTGCCTCGAAGGCCTTCTTGCCGAAATCGGCGTCGCCCGCGCTCGCCGGGAGGGCCAGCAGGAGCGGGAGGAGCAGGAAGGGTCGGTTCATCACGAGCCTCGGAATACCGGTGGGGGGGTGGGGGCGGGGGGGAACTTCAGAAGGTGGTGCCTTGGGCGATGTTGGGGGGCGACACGTCCAGCGACGAGCCCGACGTCTTGTCCGAGCCGCCGAGCTTCTGGCCGCCGTAGCCGCTGGCCGCCTGCGACGACAACCCCGCGGCCACGAGGACGCGCACCACCGACCTCGCGAGCACCACGCCGCCCTTCCCCTGCACCTCGCCCATGGACACCAGCCAGACGGACTTGTTGGTATCATCGCGGCGACCGTCGTTCGGGTTGCTTGGGTCGTCCTTGTCGTCGTCGTCGTCGTGCACGAAGACGCGGTAGAAGACCGTGGACTGCTCGGGGAAGGAGACGTAGGGGCGGCCGTTCGGATCGCGCATCTCCCGCAGGGGCGTCGCGAAGCTGGAGTCCAGCGCCTGGCCCGTGCCCGACAGCAGGCTGTAGCGGGTGAGGGGGAGCACCTCGTACCAATGGGCGCCGTTGCCCGGGAAGTCGGGCTCATTCACCGCCCCGTCCAGGCCGTTGCCGCTCGAGTAGATGTCGCCCAGCTTGGCCATCACCGCGTTGAAGTTGGTGGCGTTCGCGCTGCTGCCCAGCAACGTGGTGAGCACCTCGCGCCCTTCCGCCAGACCCGCCTCGGCGGCGAAGAAGGCCTCGCGCGCACGCCGCTCACCGCCTTGCAGCTCGCTCTCCTGGCTGACGATGCGCAAGCTCACCAGCGTGGCCGCGGTCACCACCGCCAATGTCCCGAGAGCCACCAGCAACGTCATTCCACGCGGATGTCGACGATGTAGGCGAACCTGTTTCATCCTGGGCTCTCTCCAAACGGGAATAAAACGGGATATTCGATCATCCCGTTCGTTTCCAGTATGTCAAGAACCGAATGGGTGACCAAGCCCGTAGGGCAGTTTTATTGGTAGCCGACACTTCCGCGCGGAGCCTGGAGCGGAGGGTACCCGGGTCGCCACACGACATCCGGGGTCGTCTCAAGGGGTGAGAAAAAAGAGGGCCGCCCCTCGGAGTCAGAGCATCTTGCCGGGGTTGAGGAGGCCGAGCGGATCGAGCGCGGACTTGATGGCGTGGTGGAGCCGCAGGGACTCGGGGCCGAGCTGAGCGGCGAGGAAGGGGCGCTTGAGGGCGCCGACCCCGTGCTCGCCGGTGATGGTGCCGCCCATGTCGAGCACCACGCGGAGGATGTCGTCGAAGGCCGCCTTGGCCCGCCCCACCGCGTCCGGATCGTTCCGGTCGAAGACGAGGGTGGGGTGCATGTTCCCATCGCCCGCGTGGCCGAACGTGCCGATGAGCACGCCGCGCCGCTCGGCGATGAGCTCGACCGCCGCGAGCAGCTCGGCGATGCGCGAGAGCGGCACGCCCACGTCATCGAGCAGTGTCGCCCCCTGGCGCTCGAGCGCGGGAAAGGCGAGCCGGCGCGCCACGAGCAGCAGCTCGCCCTCGGCCTCGTCGGCGGAGTGCGCGACGAAGGTGGCCCCGGCGGCCTCGCAGGCGGCCACCATCCGCGTGCACTCCGCCACGCCCTGCTCACCCCCGGCATCGGAGCGCGCCAGCAGGAGCGCCGCGGACTCGACGTCCAGACCCAGGGGCTTGAAGGACTCCACGGCGCGCACCGTGGTCCGGTCCATGAGCTCGAGCACGGAGGGGCGGGTGCTCGCCATGATCTCCGTGACGGCCGCGCCGGCCCCGACGAGCGTCGGGAACGAGGCGACGAGCGTCGTGGCCGGGGGAGGGCGCGGGCGCAGCCGCAGCGTGGCCTCGGTGACGACGCCGAGCGTGCCCTCGGAGCCGACGAAGAGCCGGGTGAGATCATATCCGGCGACGTTCTTGACCGTGCGGCCACCGGTGCGCACGACGGAGCCATCCGCGAGCACGGCCTCCAGCCCGAGCACGGCATCCCCGGTCACGCCGTACTTCACGCAGCACAGACCGCCGGCATTGGTGGCGACGTTGCCGCCGATCGTCGAGAACTCCCAGCTCGCGGGATCCGGCGCGTACCAGAGCCCGTGCTCCGCCGCGGCCGCCTTGAGCGCGCCGTTGAGCACGCCCGGCTGGACGACGGCGAGCAGGCCGCGCCGGTCGATCTCCAGGATGCGGTTCATCCGCGTGAGCGAGAGCACGATGCAGCCGTCCGTGGCGTTCGCGCCGCCCGACAACCCCGAGCCCGCTCCTCGGGCGACCACCGGCACGCGCAGGGCCGCCGCCACGCGCAGCACGGCCTGGACCTCGGCCGTCGAGGCCGGACGGACGAGGACCCCCGGGACACCCGCCGCGGCCCATCCAGCCTGGTCGTGGCGGTGCGCTTCGAGCACGTCGGGATCGGTGACGAGGCCCTCGGGGGGCAGGACGGACGCGAGCTCGCGGATCAGGTTCACGCTCATCGGCCCGTCACGCTACCACGGGGATGCTCAGGCCTCGGCGGTGATCACCCACTCGGCGAGCCCCTGGACCAGCTTCCGGGCCTGCTCGCGCGAAGGCAGCCCGGCGAGCCGGACGAACTCCTCCTGCTCGACGCTCTCCTCCACCTCGCGCTGAAGGGTGCGCAGGGCCTCGCGGCGCGCCTCCTGGATGCGCCGCCGCGCCGCCTCGTCCAGCCGGCTCAGGGCCCACGCGTCGATCTCCCAGGACAGCTCGGCGTGCCGCAGCTCGTCCGGAGCGATGCGGGCCAGGGACTGGCGCACCTCCGAGTCTCCGGCGCACCGGGCCTGCCACCCGGCGAGCAGCGCGCCGAACGTCTCGCGCACGCACCCCTCCACGGCGTTCTCCAGCGCCAGCCGCTCCAGGGCGCGCGGCTGGAAGGGCTCGACCTCCACGGTGGGCACGGGGGCTCCGTGCCGCTCGGCCAGGGTGCCCATGGCCTGCGCATGCCGCACCTCGTCCGCGGCGGCGCGGCGGGCCGCGCGCACCAGGCGGGCCGGTGCCCCGTGTGCTTCCAGCTCCCGCGCGAGCCGCTCGAAGGCGGGGACGGAGGCGGCCTCCAGGTGGGCCATGCTCGCGAACAGCGCCCCGAGCGCGGACACACGGCCGTCCACGGAGCCGTCGCTGAGCAGGCCCTCGGGACGGCGGCCCTCGCACAGGAAGGTGACGGTACACGTCACCGTCTCGGGCGTGCCGCCATCACCGCTCTGGAGGCTGCAGGGCCCCGGGGGGTTGTCCTGGGGGGCCGCGAGGACGCACAGCTGCTCGCAGGACGCGCCCGGCTCGGGCGTACCGCCATCGGCCAGTTGGAGGTCCGCGATGCGGAACGTCTGGTTGACCTTGGACGGCTCGCCCGTGCCTTCGCCCGCGGGGCCGCACGAGCTCGTGTACATGTTGCAACCGAGCAGCGGGAGGGCGGGGGCGGCGAGCAGCAACCGGGCGAGGGTACGGCGGAGCATCCTGCGGGACATGGACACCTCGAGCATTCACGACCTGCCGGCCCACAGGCGCCCGAGAGTCTGTCACATCTCGCGCCGGGGTGAAGCCCCGAAGCGAGCGCGTCGTTCGCGGGCTCAGCGCTTGAAGCGCTCCACGGTGGAGGTCTCGGTGAAGGCCCCGTTGGAGCCGCCGCCCGTCACCAGCACCTCACCGGTGTGGAGCAGCGTCGCGGCGTGGCCCCAGCGCGACTGCTGCATGGGGCTCGTCGGCAGCCACGAGTTCGTCGACGGATCGTACAGGGCCGCGTTGGCCGTGCCGTTGCCCGCCACCAGCACCTCGCCCGAGAAGAGCAGCGTCGCGGTGAGATCGCCCCCCGACACCGGGCAGGGGGGCACCGGGAGCCACGTCTCGTTGTACGGGTTGAACAGCTCCGCCGTGCCAGCGGTGTCGCCACCGACGACCAGCACGTAGCCCGAGTAGAGCTCGACCGCGACGTGGTAGGCGCGCGACTGCTGCATGGGGGGCGCCGGCGTCCAGGTGTCCGTGGCCGGGTCGTACAGCTCCGTCGAGTTGCCCGGGCCGGACCACGAGCCGCCCGTCACCAGCACCTTGCCCGAGAAGAGGACCGTGGAGGTGTGGCCCTCGCGCTTCTCGTTCATGTAGCTGGCGATGCTCCAGGAGTCCGTGGCCGGGTCGTACACCTTCGCGTCCCGCGTGACATGGATGGAGCCGTAGTTGCCGCCCGTCACCAGCACCTTGCCCGAGTCCAGCAGCACGGCGGAGTGGCCGATCCGGCCTCCCAGGGTATTGGCCGTGTTGTTCCACGTATCCGTGGCCGGGTCATACACCTCCGCGGTGTCGGGCAGCCCGGGGCCCGCCGACGAGATGTGGCGGCCACCGGCGACCAGCACCTTGCCCGACGCGAGCAGCGTCGCGGTGTGGTCGTAGCGCGACTTCTTCATGAACCCCGCGGGGCGCCAGCTGTCCGTGTACGGGTTGTAGAGCTGCCCGCGCACCACGGTGCCCGCGCTGTCGTAGCCGCCCGCCACCAGCACCTCGCCCGAGTTGAGCAGGGTGGCGGTGTGGGACTGCTCCTCGGTGAACATGGGCCTGTTGCTGCTCCAACCTCCCAGTGTGGTGAGGGCCGACTCGTGCGTCTTCAACGCGGCGTCGGAGGCCGGCGCGGGGGCCTCGGGCTGGCAACCCGTGACGAGCGAAACGACACCGGCCATCAGCAATGACAAACGAAGCGTCTTCTGCATGGACACCACTCCCTGGGGTAGGTCGCGGCCCCCACGGCCCGGGCTCGCGCGAGGGCAGACTAGAGGGAAGGCTCTGGCATGCAAGGCAATTGGTAGTACCTGGAAATTCTCGCTCTCCAGGAGTGCCCCGGCACTAAAACGGGCCCACATGCAACCCCCCGGTGACGCCTGCCTGTCCGCCCCATCCTTTGCTTGACATTCCCTCCCCCCCCGGGGTTAGTTAGTTTGCGTTCACTAACTTATCTCGGGCCGAGGAAATACCCCTCCATGAGGGGCACGGCGACGGGAGCACGGTATGCGGAAACTTCATCGACAGGGCAGGACGGGCACGGCGCCGGTGTACAAGGTGCTGGTGGCGGGTGGGCTGGTGCTGACGCTGGGCGCTGGCTGCGGAACGCGGGTGGACGCCGCGCAGAGCAAGAAGGGGCAGCAGCAGGCCTCGGCGCAGGAGTCCGCGGTGAAGGCGGACACGGTGCAGGTCGGCGAGGCGAAGGTGCCGCGCTTCCTCACGCTCACCGGCTCCCTGTCGGCGTTCGAGGACTCGGACGTGGCGGCCGGTGCCATGGGCAAGGTGGTATCCGTGCACGTCGAGCGCGGCTCGGTGGTGAAGAAGGGCGACGTGCTGGTGAAGCTCGATGGGCGCTCGGCCACGGCGAGCCTCGAGGAGGCGCGGGCCCAGCTCTCCCTGGCGAAGTCCCAGCAGCAGCTGGCCGACGCCGACTGCGCGCGCAGCGAGAGGCTCTCCAAGGAGGGCAGCATCTCCTCCGCGGATTTCGACCGCTCCCAGGCCCAATGCCGCAACGCGGCGGCCCAGGTCGCCTCCGCCACCGCGCGCCTGTCCATGCTGGAGATCAGCATGACGGATACCACCATCCGCGCCCCCTTCGATGGGGTGGTGTCCGAGCGCGTGGTGTCCGTGGGTGAGTACGTCCGGCAGGACTCGAAGGTGGTGACGCTGGTGGCGTTGGATCCGCTGCGGCTGTCGCTCACCGTGCCGGAGTCCTCGGCGGCCTTCATCCAGAAGGATCAGTCGGTGGAGTTCACCCTGACGGCGGCGCCCAACGTGGTGCACAAGACGAAGGTGTCCTTCGTGGGCGCGGGCCTGCGCAACGGCACCCGGGACCTGGTGGTGGAGGCGCTCGTGCCCAACAAGGACCGCGCGCTGCTGCCGGGCCAGTTCGCCACCGCGAAGGTGCAGCTGGGCGAGCAGCAGTTGCCGGTGGTGCCGCGCTCGGCGGTGCTGGAGGACGGCGCGCGCCGCAAGCTCTTCGTGGTGAGCGACGGGCGGCTGGAGGAGCGCTTCGTCCAGGTGAGCGAGTCCTCCTCGGATTCGCTGGGTGTGATGGCGGGCGTGCGCGTGGGCGAGCGCGTGGTGGCGGTGGCGCGGGAAGACCTGCGCGACGGCCAGAAGCTGCAGTAGGCGAGGACACCTCTCATGCAATGGCTAGCCAGTATCTGTGTCCGTAAGCCCGTCTTCGCGACGGTGCTCATCCTGCTGATCTGCGTGCTCGGCATCGCCGGGTACGTGAAGCTCACCGTCGACCGCTTCCCCAAGCTCGACTTCCCCACCGTGGTGGTGATCACGCGCCTGCCCGGCTCCTCTCCCGAGGAGATGGAGACGGACGTCACCGAGAAGGTCGAGGAGGCGGTCAATACCATCTCCGGCATCGACGAGATGTCCTCCATCACCGCGGAGGGCGTCAGCCAGGTCATCGTCACGTTCGTTCTGGAGAAGAACGTGGACGTGGCCGTGCAGGAGGTGCGCGACCGCATCAACCAGATCACCTACGAGCTGCCGCGCGACGTGGAGACGCCGCTGGTGCAGAAGTTCGATCCGGACGCCGTGCCGGTCATCATCCTGGCGGTCCAGGGTGAGAAGCCCGTGCGCGAGCTCACCGAGTACGCGGACCGCGTGCTGCGCCGCCGGCTGGAGACGGTGCCGGGCGTGGGCCAGGTGTCGCTCATCGGTGGCCGCAAGCGCCAGGTGAACGTGTGGATGGACCCGGTGAAGATGCGCGCGGCGGGCGTGAGCTCGGCGGACGTGCAGCGGGCGCTGTCCGGGCAGAACATGTCGATGCCGGGCGGAAGCATCGAGACGGGTCCGGAGCGCCTCACCCTGCGTCTGCGCGGGCGCGTCTCCAGCGTGGAGGAGCTGGGCCAGCTCGTGCTGCGCGAGAGCAACGGCCACATCCTGCGCGTGCAGGACGTGGCCCGGGTCGAGGACGGCCAGGTGGAGGCGGACACGGCGGCCGTGCGTGATGGCAAGCCGGCGGTGCTCCTGTCCATCCGCAAGCAGTCCGGTGAGAACACCGTGGCCCTGGTGCAGGAGGTGCGCCGCCGCGTGGGTGAGCTCAGCCAGACGCTGCCGGCGGGCTACTCGCTGGAAGTGGTGCGCGATAACTCGGAGACCACCATCACCAGCGTGAACGCGGTGAAGGAGCACCTGCTGCTGGGCGGCGTCTTCGCCGCGCTGGTGGTGCTGCTGTTCCTGGGCAGCTGGCGCAGCACCCTCATCGCCGCGCTCGCCATTCCCACCTCCATCATCGGCACCTTCGCGCTGATGAACGCGGCGGGGCTCAACCTCAACACCATCAGCCTGCTGGCGCTCGCGCTGGCGGTGGGCATCGTCATCGACGACGCCATCGTGGTGCTGGAGAACATCCACCGCTTCATCCACGAGAAGAAGCTCAAGCCCTTCCCGGCGGCCATCCTGGCCACGAAGGAGATCGGCCTCGCGGTGCTCGCGACCACGCTGTCGCTCATCGCGGTGTTCCTCCCGGTGGCCTTCATGGGAGGCATCCCCGGCCGCTTCCTGAGCAGCTTCGGCTGGACGATGGCCTTCTCCATCGCCGTGTCGCTGCTGGTGTCCTTCACGCTCACGCCCATGCTGTGCGCGCGCTGGCTGGTGGGGGGCTCCGCGGCTCCTGATCACGGCCACCACCGCAAGCCGCTGCTCGAGCGCGTCACCGACGTGGTCTACATGCCCCTCGAGCGCGCCTACGAGCGCGCCCTGCGCTGGGTGATGGCGCACCGCTGGGTGATGGTGGTGGCGTCGGTGGTCACGCTCGGCTCCTGCATGCCCCTCATGAAGGCGGTGCCCACGGGCTTCCTCCCCAAGAGCGACGAGGCCCAGTACCAGGTGACCATCCGCATGCCGGAGGGCACCAGCCTGGACTCCACCCTCCTGGTGTCCGAACGCGTGGCGCGGGAGATCCGCGAGAAGATGCCCGAGTTGACGCGCTCCACGCTCGTCACCATCGGCGACAGCGCGGACAAGACCCCCAACGTGGCCGGCATCTTCGTGAGGATCGTCGACCCGGATCAGCGCCAGGAGACCCAGGACGACATCATGAACCGGGTGCGCCAGGAGATCACCTCCAAGCTGCCCAAGCAGTACCGGGTGAGCGTGTCCAACGCGCCCCTCTTCAGCGGCGCCGGCACGCAGGCCGCGGTCCAGTACGTGGTGACGGGCCCCGACTTCGACGAGCTGGGCAAGCAGGCCAGCGTGCTGCTGGAGAAGATGAAGCAGATCCCCGGCGTGGTGGACGCGGACAGCAACCTCATCGTCGGCAAGCCCGAGGTGAGCGCGTACATCGACCGCTCGCGTGCCGCGGACCTGGGCGTGCAGGTGCCCGACGTGGCCAGCACCCTGCAGATGCTGGTGGGCGGCTTCGACGTGTCCACCTACGTGGAGAACGGCAACCTGTACGACGTGCGCCTGCGCGCCGAGCCGGGCTCGCGCGACAGCGTGGAGGCGCTCGGGCAGGTGACCGTGCCCTCCATGCGGCTGGGCGCCGTGCCCCTGACGGACGTGGTGAAGCTGCAGCACGAGGAGGGTCCCTCGCAGATCAACCGCATGAACCGCCAGCGGCAGATCATGCTCTCGGCCAACACCGCGCCGGGCGTGAGCACGGGTACGGTCGTGGAGCAGTTCAACAAGGTCATCGAGGAGACGAAGCTGCCGGCCGGCTACGTGGCCAAGCCCGCGGGTCAGTCCCGCGAGATCGCCCGCACGGCCATCAACTTCCTCATGGCCTTCGCGCTGGCCTTCATCTTCATGTACCTGATCCTCGCCGCGCAGTTCGAGTCGTGGATCCACCCCATCACCATCCTCGTCTCCCTGCCGCTCACCGTGCCCTTCGCGCTGGTGTCGCTGCTCATCTTCAGGCAGTCGCTCGACCTGTACTCGATGCTCGGCCTGCTGGTGCTCTTCGGCGTGGTGAAGAAGAACTCGATTCTGCAGATCGACCACACCAACCAGCTGCGGCGCGAGGGTCTGCCCCGGCTGGAGGCCATCGTCCACGGAAGCAAGGACCGGTTGCGCCCCATCCTCATGACCACCCTGTCCTTCGTGGCGGGCATGATTCCCCTGCTGCTGTCCAAGGGCGTGGGCGCGAGCTTCAACCAGGCCACCGCGGGCGTGGTGGTGGGTGGTCAGACGCTGTCGCTGGTGCTCACGCTGTTGATGACGCCGGTGGTTTACTCGCTGTTCGATGACGCCTCGGCATGGTTCAGCCGCAAGTTCGGCTCCAAGCGCTCGCCCGAGGAGACGGGCGAGGCCGAGGTAGCCCGGGCCTACGGCGGTGGTCACCTGACCGAGCTGCGGCCCTCGAATGATCAGGAGGCGGCATGATTGCCCTGCTCGCACTGACACTGACCGTGAGCGCCGCGACGCCGGTGCTCACCCTGGATGAGGCGCTCCAAGCCGCGCGCGACAACAACCTGGACCTGCAGGTGGCGCGCGCCCGGCTGGAGCAATCGAGGCTCCTGTCCAACCGGGCGTGGGCGGCCTACCTGCCCACGGTCTCCGTGGGCGGCAGCTACACCCGTAACTCCAACGAGGCGGTGGTGGCGTTGCCCGGTGGGCCGGAGATCGTCATCCAGCCGTACGACCAGTTCGCCGCCCAGGCGGAAATCCGGCAGGCGATCCTCGCGCCGTCCCTGATTCCCGCCATCCGCAACGCGGGCATCGCCGAGGACGTGGCGGAGCTGAACACGGAGAACGCGCGGCGGGAGATCCTCTTCGCCGTGGCCCAGGCCTACTTCGGGGCCGCGAGCTACCAGGAGGCCATCCGCGCCGCGGAGTTCCTGCTGCAGGTCAACCAGGCGCGCGAGCAGGACACGCAGAAGCGCTTCGACGCGGGCACGGTGACGCGGGTGGCGCTCCTCCGGGCGCAGCTCGACCGGGCGCGCGCCGAGCAGGACCTGGTGCGGGCCCGCAACGCCTTCGCCTCCTCGCGGCTGGCGCTCGCCACGCTCATCCAGCGCAACGCGGACTTCTCGCTGCAGTTGCCGCCGGTGCCACAGGTGCCGGCCGAGAGCGACGAGGAGCTCATCAAGCAGGGTCTGGAGCAGCGGCCGGACGTGGCCGCCGCGCGGCGCAACCTGGATCTGGCCATGGGCCGCCGCACGGGCGTGTGGTTCTCGTACGCTCCCTCGGTGGGGTTCTCGGGTGTCTACCGCCTCAGCAACGCGGCGGGCTTCACGGGGCAGAACGACTCGTGGGCGTTGACGCTCAGCGCGCAGTGGACGCTGTGGGACGGCGGCATCCGGGAGATCAACCTGCGCGAGGAGTCCGCCCGCGTGGCGGAGGCCTCGGCGCAGCAGAAGCAGGCGGAGGCGCGCACGGTGGAAGAGGTGTCGCGCGCCCGGCTGGACTACGAGAACGCCAAGGCCAACCTGTCCAAGGCCGAGGAGGCCCTGGCGCTGGCGCGTGAGACGCAG
This is a stretch of genomic DNA from Archangium violaceum. It encodes these proteins:
- a CDS encoding efflux RND transporter permease subunit translates to MQWLASICVRKPVFATVLILLICVLGIAGYVKLTVDRFPKLDFPTVVVITRLPGSSPEEMETDVTEKVEEAVNTISGIDEMSSITAEGVSQVIVTFVLEKNVDVAVQEVRDRINQITYELPRDVETPLVQKFDPDAVPVIILAVQGEKPVRELTEYADRVLRRRLETVPGVGQVSLIGGRKRQVNVWMDPVKMRAAGVSSADVQRALSGQNMSMPGGSIETGPERLTLRLRGRVSSVEELGQLVLRESNGHILRVQDVARVEDGQVEADTAAVRDGKPAVLLSIRKQSGENTVALVQEVRRRVGELSQTLPAGYSLEVVRDNSETTITSVNAVKEHLLLGGVFAALVVLLFLGSWRSTLIAALAIPTSIIGTFALMNAAGLNLNTISLLALALAVGIVIDDAIVVLENIHRFIHEKKLKPFPAAILATKEIGLAVLATTLSLIAVFLPVAFMGGIPGRFLSSFGWTMAFSIAVSLLVSFTLTPMLCARWLVGGSAAPDHGHHRKPLLERVTDVVYMPLERAYERALRWVMAHRWVMVVASVVTLGSCMPLMKAVPTGFLPKSDEAQYQVTIRMPEGTSLDSTLLVSERVAREIREKMPELTRSTLVTIGDSADKTPNVAGIFVRIVDPDQRQETQDDIMNRVRQEITSKLPKQYRVSVSNAPLFSGAGTQAAVQYVVTGPDFDELGKQASVLLEKMKQIPGVVDADSNLIVGKPEVSAYIDRSRAADLGVQVPDVASTLQMLVGGFDVSTYVENGNLYDVRLRAEPGSRDSVEALGQVTVPSMRLGAVPLTDVVKLQHEEGPSQINRMNRQRQIMLSANTAPGVSTGTVVEQFNKVIEETKLPAGYVAKPAGQSREIARTAINFLMAFALAFIFMYLILAAQFESWIHPITILVSLPLTVPFALVSLLIFRQSLDLYSMLGLLVLFGVVKKNSILQIDHTNQLRREGLPRLEAIVHGSKDRLRPILMTTLSFVAGMIPLLLSKGVGASFNQATAGVVVGGQTLSLVLTLLMTPVVYSLFDDASAWFSRKFGSKRSPEETGEAEVARAYGGGHLTELRPSNDQEAA
- a CDS encoding efflux RND transporter periplasmic adaptor subunit; this translates as MRKLHRQGRTGTAPVYKVLVAGGLVLTLGAGCGTRVDAAQSKKGQQQASAQESAVKADTVQVGEAKVPRFLTLTGSLSAFEDSDVAAGAMGKVVSVHVERGSVVKKGDVLVKLDGRSATASLEEARAQLSLAKSQQQLADADCARSERLSKEGSISSADFDRSQAQCRNAAAQVASATARLSMLEISMTDTTIRAPFDGVVSERVVSVGEYVRQDSKVVTLVALDPLRLSLTVPESSAAFIQKDQSVEFTLTAAPNVVHKTKVSFVGAGLRNGTRDLVVEALVPNKDRALLPGQFATAKVQLGEQQLPVVPRSAVLEDGARRKLFVVSDGRLEERFVQVSESSSDSLGVMAGVRVGERVVAVAREDLRDGQKLQ
- a CDS encoding TolC family protein, giving the protein MIALLALTLTVSAATPVLTLDEALQAARDNNLDLQVARARLEQSRLLSNRAWAAYLPTVSVGGSYTRNSNEAVVALPGGPEIVIQPYDQFAAQAEIRQAILAPSLIPAIRNAGIAEDVAELNTENARREILFAVAQAYFGAASYQEAIRAAEFLLQVNQAREQDTQKRFDAGTVTRVALLRAQLDRARAEQDLVRARNAFASSRLALATLIQRNADFSLQLPPVPQVPAESDEELIKQGLEQRPDVAAARRNLDLAMGRRTGVWFSYAPSVGFSGVYRLSNAAGFTGQNDSWALTLSAQWTLWDGGIREINLREESARVAEASAQQKQAEARTVEEVSRARLDYENAKANLSKAEEALALARETQRLTEISFKAGVATYLEVADANSALTNAEVGAISERLQTSLSALRLLRAAGLFMKE